The Naumovozyma dairenensis CBS 421 chromosome 1, complete genome genome includes a region encoding these proteins:
- the CDC36 gene encoding CCR4-NOT core subunit CDC36 (similar to Saccharomyces cerevisiae CDC36 (YDL165W); ancestral locus Anc_7.347), which yields MDKFGLEALVPLIKPDDKELSKIYDHSMTLGADLTSMLHSLGIPRDSKRHRVLDTFQSPWAETSRSEVEPTFFIPDSFTHIPDVLQSNTKDTPPSFDSVQKDQQRVALFQDETLFYLFYKHPGTVIQELTYLELRKRNWRYHKTLKAWLTKDPMMEPVVSNDGLSERGSYVFFDPQRWEKCQREFLLFYNAIM from the coding sequence ATGGATAAATTCGGTTTAGAAGCACTCGTCCCCCTTATCAAGCCTGATGACAAGGAACTTTCCAAGATATATGATCATTCCATGACACTGGGAGCGGATCTAACGTCCATGCTACATTCCCTAGGGATTCCTCGTGATTCTAAAAGACATCGTGTCTTAGATACTTTCCAATCACCATGGGCAGAAACGTCAAGAAGTGAAGTGGAACCGACTTTCTTCATCCCAGATTCATTCACTCATATTCCTGATGTCCTACAATCAAACACGAAGGATACACCGCCAAGTTTTGATTCAGTACAGAAGGATCAACAACGTGTAGCGTTATTCCAAGATgaaactttattttatctatTTTATAAACATCCTGGGACAGTTATTCAAGAACTGACATATTTAGAACTAAGGAAACGTAACTGGAGGTATCATAAGACCCTAAAGGCATGGTTGACTAAGGACCCCATGATGGAACCAGTGGTGTCGAATGATGGACTAAGTGAACGAGGATCATATGTGTTTTTTGACCCCCAAAGGTGGGAAAAATGTCAAAGAGAATTCCTATTGTTTTATAACGCTattatgtaa
- the NDAI0A01930 gene encoding uncharacterized protein (similar to Saccharomyces cerevisiae MSS51 (YLR203C); ancestral locus Anc_7.346) translates to MLAVKTGNMTTANMILKSIPLQECSISYFKNNYQKFSNRHFVGFVKNALGMEPPPSPNEPAFENRFHPWDQSPSPDLRERAARIRALAKCPVTGKEINYTCPISGIPTHHSKEAWENDTNYHQNKIYDILKKVNVFEHDLRSGRSFPEFEFPQSQDHDCAVSMNNWDMFFYTRQFVSMDSEFQLATVTKMLSYPITIASILHKYCPYALEPNGPITLEGLKSIAALKYSLRHNEFETTKERPMRIFILGARAESQLPEHIWKQFSYLFPFQNFEINFIGPECSVLMNNNNMNAEETNTTTSGSMTEIRPNRIVKRIDERLNLVYHTDFFHTLHNARDFFPYDSYNDVFFTFHPGFASPENTKSWMGETMKALLDTKCAIFTTGFNKQDLLKDIDIVQETYGKEVDMLMKPTKNVFGSTKWELNDMDPQEVYQYNMYIAGFRGKRYHAVKV, encoded by the coding sequence ATGTTGGCAGTCAAAACAGGAAACATGACAACGGCAAACATGATCTTGAAAAGCATACCGTTACAAGAGTGTTCAATATCATACTTCAAGAATAATTATCAAAAGTTTAGTAATCGCCACTTTGTTGGGTTTGTGAAAAATGCTCTTGGTATGGAACCACCACCATCTCCCAATGAACCGGCATTTGAGAATAGATTCCATCCATGGGATCAATCGCCTTCACCAGATTTGCGTGAAAGAGCTGCTAGAATTAGAGCATTAGCTAAATGTCCAGTGACAGgcaaagaaatcaattatACATGTCCTATTTCAGGTATTCCCACACATCACTCAAAGGAAGCTTGGGAAAATGATAcaaattatcatcaaaataaaatatacgATATTCTTAAGAAAGTTAACGTTTTTGAGCATGATTTAAGAAGTGGTAGATCATTCCCTGAGTTTGAATTCCCCCAAAGCCAAGACCATGATTGTGCAGTGAGTATGAATAATTGGGATATGTTTTTTTACACAAGACAGTTTGTATCAATGGATTCTGAGTTCCAATTAGCTACAGTCACTAAGATGTTAAGTTATCCAATCACGATAGCTTCCATATTACATAAATATTGTCCATATGCTTTAGAACCAAATGGACCTATTACTTTAGAGGGGTTGAAGTCAATTGCTGCTTTGAAATACAGTTTAAGGcataatgaatttgaaaccaCCAAGGAACGTCCCATGAGAATTTTCATATTGGGTGCTAGAGCAGAAAGTCAATTACCAGAACATATATGGAAACAATTTAGTTATTTATTCCCATTCCAAAATTTCGAAATAAATTTCATTGGACCAGAATGTAGTGTGTTGATgaataacaacaacatgaACGCTGAGGAAACTAACACTACTACTAGTGGTAGTATGACGGAAATAAGACCTAACCGTATTGTTAAGAGAATTGATGAGAGATTAAATCTTGTATATCATACCGATTTCTTCCATACTTTACATAATGCTCGAGATTTTTTTCCATATGATTCATATAATGATGTGTTTTTTACTTTCCATCCAGGGTTTGCATCACCTGAAAATACAAAGAGTTGGATGGGAGAAACTATGAAGGCATTATTGGATACTAAATGTGCTATTTTCACTACAGGATTCAATAAGCAGgatttattaaaagatattgatattgtACAAGAAACATATGGGAAAGAAGTTGATATGTTGATGAAACCAACTAAAAATGTATTTGGAAGTACCAAATGGGAGTTAAACGACATGGATCCTCAAGAGGTTtatcaatataatatgtaTATTGCTGGGTTCCGTGGTAAGAGATATCATGCAGTTAAAGTCTAG
- the CDC9 gene encoding DNA ligase (ATP) CDC9 (similar to Saccharomyces cerevisiae CDC9 (YDL164C); ancestral locus Anc_7.343), with protein sequence MLRQLGTTRILLPNLRPIRYITMPPATPSSSSSSSSSSARENNVSKGRKQQATLGRFFSSINHKKPTKDTALKNESKEETKEENKDDSDSIPRKKIRLSTSSSSPSIMAESKPKSPIKLNTERSSSPASASASTTPTPIVADHTLDPKTAVSKPFLCAIPYKEVCQLFQEIETTSSRLSIIKLCSDFLIKIMKQDPQNLIPVTYLFINKLGPDYEPGLELGLGEGLLMKTISESCGKSLTQIRAQYRELGDLGQIALEARNVQPTMFKPKPLTVGEVFNNLKMIAKAAGKDSQTKKIKLIKRMLTACEDGVEAKFLIRSLESKLRIGLAEKTVLISLSKALLVKEFDANKDFDMELLETAEGKIRDAFCQVPNYEIVINSCLQYGIMNLNEHCSLRPGIPLKPMLAKPTKAINEILDRFQGETFTSEYKYDGERAQVHLLEDGTMRIYSRNGENMTERYPEIHIGDFVKDRNETKTLILDCEAVAWDKEQQKILPFQVLSTRKRKDVLAKDVKVRVCLFAFDILCHNSNKLINYSLKERREILHRVTTPAPGEFQYATELTTSNLDELQKFLDQSVNDSCEGLMVKMLEGEESHYEPSKRSRNWLKLKKDYLEGIGDSLDLCVLGAYYGRGKRTGTYGGFLLGCYNDNTGEFETCCKIGTGFSDEMLQQLHEKLKATVIDGPKATYIYDSSAEPDVWFEPSLLFEVLTADLSLSPIYKAGSSAYDKGVSLRFPRFIRIREDKGVEDATSSEQIIELYENQSHRSS encoded by the coding sequence ATGTTAAGACAATTGGGTACTACTAGGATCCTTTTACCAAATTTACGACCAATACGTTATATAACTATGCCTCCAGCAacaccatcatcatcatcatcatcatcatcatcatcagcaagagaaaataatgtCAGTAAAGGTAGGAAACAACAGGCTACTTTGGGAAGATTCTTCTCTTCAATAAATCACAAGAAACCTACAAAGGATACTGCACtcaaaaatgaaagtaaagaagaaacaaaggaagaaaacaaGGATGATTCCGACTCAATTCCACGAAAAAAAATACGTTTAtcaacatcttcttcttctccaaGTATAATGGCAGAAAGTAAACCCAAATCAccaataaaattaaatactGAACGCTCATCCTCCCCTGCATCAGCATCAGCATCGACTACACCAACACCAATCGTAGCAGATCACACATTAGACCCTAAGACTGCCGTAAGTAAGCCATTTTTATGTGCCATCCCATATAAAGAAGTTTGCCAATTATTCCAAGAAATAGAAACTACATCCTCCCGTCTCTCCATAATCAAACTATGTTCAGACTTTTTAATCaagataatgaaacaagACCCACAAAACTTGATCCCCGTAACGTATCTATTCATTAACAAATTAGGACCAGACTATGAACCTGGTCTTGAATTGGGTCTCGGGGAAGGATTACTCATGAAGACGATTAGTGAATCATGTGGGAAATCATTGACACAAATTAGAGCACAATATAGAGAATTAGGTGATTTGGGTCAGATTGCGTTGGAAGCTAGGAATGTACAACCTACTATGTTTAAACCAAAACCATTGACTGTAGGGgaagttttcaataatttgaaaatgattgCAAAGGCTGCGGGGAAAGATAGTCAGACTAAGAAGATTAAATTGATTAAGAGGATGTTGACAGCTTGTGAAGATGGTGTGGAGGCCAAATTTTTGATTAGATCTTTGGAATCTAAATTGAGAATTGGGTTAGCCGAGAAGACTGTCttgatttcattatctAAAGCACTGTTAgttaaagaatttgatgCTAATAAGGATTTTGATATGGAATTATTGGAAACTGCTGAGGGGAAAATTAGAGACGCATTTTGTCAAGTACCCAATTATGaaattgttattaattCTTGCCTTCAATACGGGATTATGAACTTGAATGAACATTGTTCCTTAAGACCTGGGATCCCATTAAAACCTATGTTGGCTAAACCAACAAAGgcaattaatgaaatcttgGATAGATTTCAAGGTGAAACTTTTACTTcagaatataaatatgatgGTGAGAGAGCTCAAGTACATTTATTGGAAGATGGGACTATGAGGATCTATTCTAGAAATGGTGAAAATATGACTGAAAGGTATCCTGAGATTCATATTGGTGATTTCGTTAAAGATAGGAATGAAACAAAGACTTTGATCTTGGATTGTGAAGCTGTTGCATGGGataaagaacaacaaaagataTTACCCTTTCAAGTATTGAGTACAAGAAAACGTAAAGATGTGTTAGCGAAAGATGTGAAAGTAAGagtttgtttatttgcATTTGATATTCTTTGTCATAACTCTAATAAATTGATAAACTATAGTTTAAAGGAAAGAAGAGAGATACTACATAGGGTGACTACTCCCGCACCCGGAGAATTTCAATACGCTACCGAATTAACCACATCTAATTTAgatgaattacaaaaattctTAGATCAATCCGTAAATGATTCTTGTGAAGGCTTAATGGTTAAGATGCTTGAAGGTGAAGAATCACATTACGAACCAAGTAAAAGATCTCGTAATTGgttaaaattgaagaaagattatCTAGAAGGTATAGGAGATTCATTAGATTTATGTGTCCTAGGTGCATATTATGGTAGAGGCAAAAGAACAGGTACATATGGTGGGTTTTTACTTGGTTgttataatgataatacaGGTGAATTTGAAACATGCTGCAAAATTGGTACAGGGTTTTCAGATGAGATGTTACAACAATTACACgagaaattgaaagcaACGGTTATCGATGGTCCAAAGGCCACCTATATTTATGATTCTAGTGCTGAACCAGACGTATGGTTTGAaccatctttattattcGAAGTGCTAACGGCAGACCTTTCACTATCACCTATCTATAAAGCAGGGAGCTCAGCATATGATAAAGGTGTGTCATTGAGATTCCCAAGATTCATTCGTATTAGAGAAGACAAAGGTGTAGAAGATGCAACATCATCAGAACAAATTATCGAACTGTATGAGAATCAAAGTCATAGATCAAGTTAG
- the MHF2 gene encoding Mhf2p (similar to Saccharomyces cerevisiae YDL160C-A; ancestral locus Anc_7.341) produces the protein MLHGLGLGLEVSEAILSSFLLETNALRNIQADMTILLETIEKILRSESFQNKDTTITKETILMIQRYMDLFIKEAVIRSYENKVATQVEDFDDEEDADEEDKTIELTHLDLERIVGLLLMEL, from the coding sequence ATGTTACATGGACTAGGACTAGGATTAGAGGTGTCTGAAGCAATCTTGTCGTCTTTTCTCTTAGAGACAAATGCGCTAAGGAATATCCAAGCAGATATGACGATATTGTTAGAGACAATAGAGAAGATCCTACGATCTGAATCTTTTCAGAATAAAGATACCACGATTACAAAGGAAACCATCTTAATGATTCAACGATATATGGATTTGTTCATTAAAGAAGCTGTTATTCGATCATACGAAAATAAAGTTGCCACGCAGGTCGAagattttgatgatgaagaggatGCTGATGAGGAAGATAAGACTATTGAATTGACACATTTGGATCTGGAGCGGATTGTTGGATTGTTGCTTATGGAATTATGA
- the DHH1 gene encoding DExD/H-box ATP-dependent RNA helicase DHH1 (similar to Saccharomyces cerevisiae DHH1 (YDL160C); ancestral locus Anc_7.336) — MSTITTETNPEDWKNSLNIPKKDTRPQTEDVLNTKGNTFEDFFLKRELLMGIFEAGFEKPSPIQEESIPIAITGRDILARAKNGTGKTAAFVIPTLERIKPNLNKIQALIMVPTRELALQTSQVVRTLGKHCGISCMVTTGGTNLRDDILRLNETVHVLVGTPGRVLDLASRKVADLSDCSLFIMDEADKMLSRDFKTIIEQILIFLPKKHQSLLFSATFPLTVKEFMVKHLNNPYEINLMDELTLKGITQFYAFVEERQKLHCLNTLFSKLQINQAIIFCNSTNRVELLAKKITDLGYSCYYSHARMKQQERNRVFHEFRQGKVRTLVCSDLLTRGIDIQAVNVVINFDFPKTSETYLHRIGRSGRFGHLGLAINLINWNDRFNLYKIEQELGTEIAAIPGTIDKSLYVAENEANVPIPFPIEQQQIPQIPHNDMNNNNNNNNNNNGTFVPPPQQQNPQFTQMPPPHQRQQFMQQQQHQQQQNYPQQQIPTPQQQYQQVAPQMQQQQQHVQYQQAQPHPQQMIPQHNGEHPQF, encoded by the coding sequence ATGAGTACTATTACAACAGAAACAAACCCAGAAGATTGGAAAAACTCACTAAACATCCCCAAAAAAGACACAAGACCACAAACTGAAGATGTCTTGAACACAAAGGGTAACACATTTGAAGATTTCTTTCTAAAAAGAGAACTTTTAATGGGTATCTTCGAAGCAGGATTCGAAAAACCTTCACCAATCCAAGAAGAATCCATCCCAATCGCTATCACTGGAAGAGATATCCTTGCTAGAGCTAAAAATGGTACCGGTAAAACTGCTGCTTTCGTTATCCCAACTTTAGAAAGAATTAAACCAAACTTAAACAAGATTCAAGCTTTAATAATGGTACCAACGAGAGAATTGGCATTACAAACTTCTCAAGTAGTAAGAACATTGGGGAAACATTGTGGTATCTCTTGTATGGTCACCACAGGTGGTACTAATTTAAGAGATGATATATTGAGATTAAATGAAACTGTTCATGTTCTAGTTGGTACTCCAGGTAGAGTCTTAGATTTGGCATCGAGGAAAGTTGCAGATTTATCAGATTGTTCTCTTTTCATCATGGATGAAGCTGATAAAATGTTATCTCGTGATTTTAAGACAattattgaacaaattttaatttttttaccAAAGAAACATCAATCTTTATTGTTTAGTGCCACTTTCCCATTGACTGTGAAAGAATTTATGGTCAaacatttaaataatccttatgaaattaatttgatGGATGAATTGACTTTGAAAGGGATCACTCAATTTTATGCATTTGTAGAAGAAAGACAAAAATTACATTGTTTAAatactttattttcaaaattacaaattaaTCAAGCAATTatcttttgtaattctaCAAATCGTGTGGAATTGTTAgccaaaaaaattactgaTTTAGGTTATTCATGTTATTATTCTCATGCAAGAAtgaaacaacaagaaagaaatagagTATTCCATGAATTCCGTCAAGGGAAAGTTCGTACTTTGGTTTGTTCCGATCTTTTAACTAGAGGTATTGATATTCAAGCTGTTAACGTGGTGATAAATTTCGATTTCCCAAAAACTTCAGAAACATATTTACATCGTATTGGTAGATCAGGTAGATTCGGTCATTTAGGTTTAGcaattaatttaattaattggAATGATCGTTTCAATTTATACAAAATTGAACAAGAATTAGGTACAGAAATTGCAGCTATCCCAGGTACCATTGATAAATCTTTATATGTAGCAGAAAATGAAGCTAATGTACCAATTCCATTCCCAATAgagcaacaacaaatacCACAAATACCTCACAATGatatgaataataacaataataataataataacaataacgGTACATTTGTTCCTCCTCCGCAACAACAGAATCCACAATTCACCCAAATGCCTCCTCCTCATCAACGTCAACAATTTAtgcaacaacagcaacaccaacaacaacaaaattatccacaacaacaaatacCAACTCCACAACAACAGTATCAACAGGTAGCTCCTCAAAtgcagcaacaacaacaacatgTACAGTATCAACAAGCACAACCACATCCACAACAAATGATACCTCAACATAATGGTGAACATCCAcaattttga